The Faecalibacter bovis genome includes the window AAGAGTTAGGTTATCCTACAACTGATGATTTTAATACAAATATTTGGGGAGCTGGTTTAAATGATTTGTCTGTTACAAAAGATGGTGTTAGAGCATCTACTTCTGAAGCGTTTTTAAAACCTTATTTAAATAGTGATAATTTAACGATTATTACAGAAGCAACGGTTCATAGGTTGATTATCGAAGGTAAGAAGTGTGTTGGAGTAGAGTATGAGAAAGAAGGTGAAATAATTCAGACTCGTGCAAATGAGGAAATAGTACTTTCTGCAGGTACTATAGGTTCAGCTCAGCTATTAATGCTTTCGGGAATTGGAGATCAAAGTGAATTAAGTAATGTAGGGATTGAAACCATTCATCATTTACCAGGTGTTGGTAAAAATTTACAAGATCATTTATTATGTAGTGTAATTTTTGAAGCTAAGCAAACGATTGTTCCTCCAAAAGCGAATTTATTAGAAGCACAAATATTTTGGAAAAGTCGTCCAGAAATGAAAGTGCCAGATATGCAACCTTTATTTATGGCTTTACCATATTATGCTCCAGGTTTTGAAGGTCCAGAAAATGCTTTTACGTTTTGTGCAGGGATGATTAGACCGGTTTCTAAAGGATTCATTAAACTGAAATCAAGTAATCCAAAAGAATATCCAATCATTGATCCTAAATATTTATCAGAACAAGCAGATTTAGATGCTTTATACGAAGCTGTTGAATTGTGTCGTAAATTAGGTTACACAGAAGCTTTAAAAGATTGGATGAAAGAAGAAATTTATCCAGGAAAAGATAAATCTAAAGAAGAAGTTTTAGATTATATCAGAAAATCTGCAAGTACATACCATCATATGACAGGAACTTGTAAAATGGGAATCGACAAAGAATCAGTTGTAGATCCGGAATTAAGAGTTTATGGTATTGAAGGACTAAGAGTAGCTGATGCTTCAGTGATGCCAGATGTTCCTTCTGGTAACACTAACGCACCTACCATTATGATTGGCGAAAAAGCCGCTGATATGATTCTGAAAACTTATAATAAAAAGAACAACTAAGAATTAAGATAATTAATTATAAACAATAATCCCATTCAATATTTTGAATGGGATTTTTTTAATATATAGAATATGATAGGATAATTTATAAAACAAATAGTAAATATTTTATATGACTCAATTTAAAATAAATTTATAGAATATAAATTTTGGAATTAAAAATAGACCTATCTAAAAAAAATAGGTCTATTAATTGGTTAATTGAAAAGATTTATTCTATTAAATTGGTTTATTTATTATTGTGGACATGTAACTTCTTCAGTATTTAATTGTCCATTGTCAGATACAGTTATTTCAAAACATTTATTACCTGGTGATTTAATTTTAATTTTATTCAAAACTACTTCTTCTACAATTTCACCCATATTCTTCCATTCTAGTTTTGCATTAGAGTTGATTGTATTACTACTACCACCATCGGTAACAAGTACTTGATTTTTTTCTCCATTATTAGATGGGAAAACATAAGATTCCTCACGGTACATATCATCAGAAATTTTTCTAGAGAACTTAAAAGTTACATTTTCTTCTGTAGTACCTAATTTAATTTCATTTTTATTACTAATGTTATATGAACCTAAAATGAATTGATTTGAGAATTCTCCAGAATTATTAACATCACTTATCATTTTTAATCCCGTCGAATATTCACCTACACCAGTTGCTACACGATAATTAGAATTACTTAGATTAATACCATAGTCATTTTCAAAAATAATTTTTTGATTAGAGTTAGTCTTATCGTAAATACGGACTTCATTTAAACTTACTAGTCGGTTATCTGTTAATCCTGTTACTTTATAATCCATAAATCCTTTAGGTGATAATATTATATCTTCTACTGAATTTCTAAAATTAGATACTGAAGAAGTAAAATCAAAAGGTTCGCCTAGATATCCAAAATTACCATCAATAAAAACACTTTCATTGCCATTATTAAACTCTTGACTGATAAGTTTTGAATTAGTGAATTTTTGATTATTTATATTTGTCGTTTTGATAGTAGAAATAGCCCCATTTACTTCTAATGAAGTATCTGCTACTCTATCCGTTAATTTATGTCCAATTGCAACTTTACCTTCTTGGTAAATATTTTGATTGTTGTCTGACGCTTGTGTATCAGTTCCCTGAATTTTCCAAGGTTCTGTTTGTGGACTAATTAAATCAGAAATATTTTTCCATTCTAAATGTGTTGTATTTGTTTCATCTTGGGTTTTAGATACTAAAACTTGATTTAAAGTACCTGCTTTTCTTGGGAATACGTATGAACTTTTATTTTCAGTATCGTTATTGTCACTAAAAGAAAATTTAATTCCTGTAGAATTTTCTAATGAAATTTTATTTACATTACCATTAACTTTTGATTCTAAAACAAAGCCATTTAACCCAACATCTTCCGAATCACTTTGCATAATAATAGAATTTGAGTGATTGTTACCAGAATTAATAAAAATTTGATTAATTGCAGATTTACCTACAAAACCAGTTGACTTATTTACGTTTATTTTTAAATCAGGATTTGACTTATCGAAGAAAATTTCTTGTTTTAATGTTTGGTTCGTATCCGTACTATTTGCTGACCCAATTACTTCATAGTATCCTTTTCTATTATTTGTTTTAGAATCTATAGATAATATATTTTCTGGATTAGTTATATCAATAGCTTCACCAGAATACATTGATTTTACATCTACAATAATTTCATTCGAAGAACCGTAATCTACAGCTAAACCTTTTACATCAAAACTATTTAACGAACTAGTGTTATTTACAACATTAGATGTACCTTTTACGTGTAAGTTATAATTTGAAACAGGTCCATCCTTATCAAATCCAATTGCAACTTTACCTTCTTGGTAAATATTTTGGTTGTTGTCTGATGCTTGTGTTTCAGTTCCTTGTACTTTCCAAGGCTGTGGACTTGTTAAATCAGAAATATTTTTCCATTCTAGTTCTGTACGTATTAGAGGGTTTCCATCTGCATCTCTAGGTGGATTTGAATTGTCATATCCTTTAGTAGTTAAAACCTGATTTTCAGACCCTATAGATTTTGGGAATATATATGCACCTGATGTTCTGATTCCAGATACTTCATCTGGTTTAGAATATTGAAATACTATTCCTTTAGGGTCAGATAAACTTATTGTATTTTGATTTTCAAAGTCTTGTCTAGAATTTAAAGTAAATACACTTTTTAAATTAGATGCATCAGGATTAGATTGCATCACTATACCGTTATGCAAATATTTATCACTATCAGTTGAAACTGTAAATGATGCGCTATTACCGTTTAATAAATGTATAGACTGTACATTAGAGTGTAAATCTGAATTAGTTTTGTTATCATATCTCTCTTCTCGACCTATTAATTTTAAAGAATTATTATTTGTTGGGTAATAAAGAGTGTTTCTTGTACTTAATCTACCATTTATTAATGAGTTATTAAAAACATTCTCAGAGTTTGTGAAATCTATTATATCTCCACTGTAATAAGATTCGAAATTATAATTAAAATTTCCCAAATAAGGAACACGGCCTTTGTCACCATTAATTTTTACATAATTCTCGTTTTCACTATTAACTTCTGTTTTTGTTGCTCCCTTTACATCTAATTTATATTTAGAAGTTGGGTCATTTTCTTTAAAACCAATAGCTACATTACCTTCTTGGTAAATGTTTTCATAGTTGTTAGATGCTTGTTTATTAGTGTTTTGTATTCTCCAAGGTTCAATATTCATTTTTTGCCAAACAGCTCCGTCAAAAAAGTAATATCCTGGATTATTAATGTTGATAGTTTTATCACTTGCAGCTTCTGTTAAACCTTCAGTAATATAAACTATAGTTCCTTTTTGTAACTCAGTATATAAATTATCTTTTGCTTTTAAATCGTTTCCAGAAAATTGTGGTGTAATTATACCTTCAGGTAATGTAGATTTAAATTCTTCAGATTCTTTAACATGCAACGTTGATTTTGGTAATTCAGTATTTATACCAACTTGTGCATTCAAAGAGGTTGCTCCAAATACAATAGCGATTAAAATGTAATTCTTTTTCATAATGGGATTTCGATTAATTATAGAGCAAAATTATAAAACAATAGATTGTACTTATATTACAAGTGTATAAGTTTTATTAATTC containing:
- a CDS encoding GMC family oxidoreductase yields the protein MKNTYDYIVIGAGSGGAVVASRLAENKNLKVLILEAGPSDVAEEIQSPAQWPLIWNTKRDWAYHTVPQEAAGNTTKYWPRGKTLGGSSAINGMIYIRGAKEDYDNWAYKGCYGWDYESVLPYFKKSEAYELGESETHGADGPMAVTKIKEPNPISIAAINGCKELGYPTTDDFNTNIWGAGLNDLSVTKDGVRASTSEAFLKPYLNSDNLTIITEATVHRLIIEGKKCVGVEYEKEGEIIQTRANEEIVLSAGTIGSAQLLMLSGIGDQSELSNVGIETIHHLPGVGKNLQDHLLCSVIFEAKQTIVPPKANLLEAQIFWKSRPEMKVPDMQPLFMALPYYAPGFEGPENAFTFCAGMIRPVSKGFIKLKSSNPKEYPIIDPKYLSEQADLDALYEAVELCRKLGYTEALKDWMKEEIYPGKDKSKEEVLDYIRKSASTYHHMTGTCKMGIDKESVVDPELRVYGIEGLRVADASVMPDVPSGNTNAPTIMIGEKAADMILKTYNKKNN